From Thermotoga sp. Mc24, the proteins below share one genomic window:
- a CDS encoding NAD(P)-dependent alcohol dehydrogenase, which produces MKAVYLVRPKEFEMREIEIPSPGPGEVLIRIKAVGICGSDIHYYQHGRIGNFVVEKPIILGHEAAGEVVEVGEGVEDLKLGDRVAIEPQVPCRKCKYCKSGRYNLCPDVKFWATPPIDGAFREYVTHPADFCFKLPENVSYEEGAMIEPLSVGLWAVERSGVKPEHKVAILGSGTIGIMVFQSLKAVGVTDVTVFDIFPSKLEIAKNLGAKRVAIVEKREDYEAFHNSFDVVFETAGSETTVSEVPYLLSRGGTGILVGLPPSNTVPLNVNELIAKEARIETVFRYANTYPRAIKLISEGKFVLKSLISKYFNLDNLAGAFEYAINHRSNVVKVMVVNE; this is translated from the coding sequence ATGAAAGCAGTTTATCTGGTGAGACCTAAAGAATTTGAAATGAGAGAGATTGAAATTCCCTCTCCTGGCCCTGGCGAAGTGTTAATAAGGATTAAAGCAGTAGGGATATGCGGTTCCGATATTCATTACTACCAGCATGGGAGAATAGGAAATTTCGTAGTTGAAAAACCTATTATTCTTGGACATGAAGCAGCAGGTGAAGTTGTGGAAGTAGGAGAGGGAGTAGAAGATTTGAAACTGGGTGACAGAGTCGCTATCGAACCTCAAGTACCTTGTAGAAAATGTAAATACTGCAAATCAGGAAGATACAATCTGTGCCCAGATGTAAAATTTTGGGCAACTCCTCCTATTGATGGTGCTTTCAGAGAATACGTGACACATCCAGCAGATTTTTGCTTTAAACTTCCAGAAAACGTCTCATATGAAGAGGGAGCAATGATAGAGCCTCTATCGGTGGGATTGTGGGCAGTCGAACGATCGGGAGTCAAACCCGAACACAAAGTTGCAATACTTGGTTCAGGAACCATCGGAATTATGGTGTTTCAAAGTTTAAAAGCGGTGGGAGTAACAGATGTAACAGTTTTTGATATCTTTCCTTCGAAATTGGAAATTGCGAAGAATTTAGGGGCGAAAAGAGTAGCAATAGTGGAAAAAAGAGAAGATTATGAGGCTTTTCATAACAGTTTTGATGTTGTTTTTGAAACAGCCGGCAGTGAAACAACTGTTTCTGAAGTGCCTTATCTTCTTTCGAGAGGAGGAACGGGAATTTTAGTAGGTTTACCTCCTTCAAACACTGTTCCCCTGAATGTCAATGAGTTGATTGCCAAAGAAGCTAGGATAGAGACAGTTTTCAGGTATGCAAACACCTATCCCAGAGCCATAAAATTGATTTCTGAAGGAAAATTTGTGTTAAAATCTTTGATTTCCAAATATTTTAATTTGGATAATTTAGCAGGAGCCTTTGAATATGCTATAAATCATAGATCAAATGTGGTCAAAGTTATGGTTGTTAACGAATAA
- a CDS encoding carbohydrate kinase family protein, with translation MATILCTGEILIDFISEDKGKNLSQSELFRKKAGGSPLNVAVALRRLGREVSFLGKLGGDQFSEFLLEVMKKEGIDTTHIIFDSSCKTTLAFVARDAQGNPDFVFFREKPADTNLRPEEVNINPAQFSFLHIGSYSLAVEPSRSAYLKVMETFLEEGKPVSYDPNVRPSLIEDRNTFVKDFLEISSKVDIVKLSDKDLEYIFQEDLETAVDRIPIKENGLLFVTMGERGCLVKFKGEKRVVSSFKVKPVDATGCGDSFTAAVIHKYLEKTPETIEDAVEIGKFANAVAAIVITRVGGVDAMPVLDEVEMFLSNQER, from the coding sequence ATGGCTACCATCCTCTGTACCGGCGAAATCCTCATCGATTTCATCTCAGAGGACAAAGGAAAGAACCTTTCACAGAGTGAGCTCTTCAGAAAAAAAGCGGGAGGTTCTCCCCTGAACGTCGCCGTTGCCCTCAGAAGACTGGGAAGAGAAGTTTCCTTTCTCGGAAAACTTGGAGGAGACCAGTTCTCCGAGTTCCTACTTGAGGTGATGAAAAAAGAAGGCATAGACACAACACACATCATCTTCGATTCTTCTTGTAAGACTACCCTCGCTTTTGTGGCAAGAGACGCTCAGGGAAATCCGGATTTCGTCTTCTTCAGAGAAAAACCAGCCGATACGAATCTGAGACCGGAAGAAGTGAACATCAACCCCGCACAATTTTCTTTCCTTCACATCGGATCATATTCTCTTGCCGTTGAACCATCGAGAAGCGCCTATTTGAAAGTGATGGAAACGTTTTTGGAAGAAGGGAAGCCCGTCTCTTACGATCCGAACGTGAGACCCTCACTGATAGAAGACAGAAACACCTTCGTGAAGGACTTTCTCGAGATCTCTTCGAAGGTAGATATTGTGAAACTCAGCGACAAGGATCTGGAATACATCTTCCAGGAAGATTTAGAAACGGCCGTTGACAGAATTCCGATCAAGGAAAACGGCCTGCTTTTTGTGACCATGGGAGAAAGGGGATGTCTTGTGAAGTTCAAAGGAGAAAAACGTGTGGTTTCTTCTTTCAAAGTAAAACCTGTGGATGCTACGGGATGCGGAGACTCGTTCACAGCCGCAGTGATACACAAGTATCTGGAGAAAACACCTGAAACGATCGAAGACGCTGTCGAGATTGGAAAGTTCGCCAACGCCGTCGCCGCTATCGTTATCACAAGAGTGGGCGGTGTAGATGCGATGCCGGTTTTAGATGAAGTTGAAATGTTTCTATCAAATCAGGAACGTTGA
- a CDS encoding ABC transporter substrate-binding protein, with the protein MKKFVTKVVLSALLVVAILSFSQNSWWAEAAKPYKGITIRGISESTPPSKYIKEVLAPLFEKETGIKVILETTSWDQMYDKSIKDMEMGTGVYDFVYVEQDIIYSYLHRGFLTDLTAFMKEKSNLVHLELDLEDFTNFINYFKDPKTGHLFGLPFEAFVKPYVYRKDLFDDPNVRKEYKEKYGKELEPAKTPEEYLEIAKFFTEYAQKHNLELWGTTVQGASHPSCFYEFVETILPMFGVYNWGINLNNYRASVENGGQLNGEKAKKALRWWVELVKYAPPEALQSTWDEVAATMAAGRAAQGFVYGENVCWIATDEARSKVVGKIGVALPPAYPEVKEDAIKGRGYIGYYDGGAFGIPKTSKHKEAALLFIQWVTAKENQVPFALATGRVVRKSTFEDPELKKADPKFSYYFSFMEKYGKLFAGAPPFPFHSIIVDMGYPYIARALRGEISPDEALDELAKKIDETLAELGY; encoded by the coding sequence ATGAAGAAGTTTGTTACGAAGGTTGTTTTAAGTGCGTTATTGGTAGTGGCCATTCTTAGTTTTTCCCAAAATTCGTGGTGGGCAGAAGCAGCAAAGCCGTACAAAGGAATAACCATAAGAGGGATTAGCGAAAGTACCCCTCCTTCTAAGTACATTAAGGAAGTTTTAGCACCGTTGTTTGAAAAGGAAACAGGTATTAAAGTCATTCTTGAAACAACATCTTGGGATCAGATGTACGATAAGTCTATAAAAGATATGGAAATGGGAACGGGTGTTTATGATTTTGTTTACGTTGAACAAGACATCATATATTCGTATCTACACCGAGGTTTTTTGACTGATCTAACTGCTTTTATGAAAGAGAAATCGAACCTCGTTCACCTAGAACTTGATCTTGAAGATTTCACCAACTTTATAAACTATTTCAAAGATCCTAAAACAGGTCATCTTTTTGGTTTGCCATTTGAAGCTTTTGTAAAACCATATGTTTATCGAAAAGATCTTTTTGATGATCCTAACGTAAGGAAAGAATATAAGGAAAAATACGGCAAGGAATTGGAACCTGCAAAAACTCCTGAAGAATATCTGGAAATAGCGAAATTTTTCACTGAATATGCTCAAAAACATAATTTGGAGCTTTGGGGTACAACTGTGCAGGGAGCTTCTCATCCATCTTGTTTCTATGAATTTGTAGAGACTATACTTCCTATGTTTGGTGTCTATAATTGGGGTATTAACTTGAATAACTATCGAGCCTCCGTTGAAAATGGAGGACAGCTCAATGGTGAAAAAGCAAAGAAAGCTTTAAGATGGTGGGTGGAGTTAGTGAAATATGCACCGCCTGAAGCATTGCAGAGTACATGGGATGAAGTGGCAGCTACAATGGCTGCTGGTCGAGCTGCTCAAGGATTTGTATACGGAGAGAATGTTTGTTGGATAGCTACTGATGAAGCGCGTTCTAAAGTGGTTGGGAAAATTGGAGTAGCGCTCCCGCCTGCTTATCCTGAGGTAAAGGAAGATGCCATTAAAGGAAGAGGTTACATTGGTTACTATGATGGAGGTGCATTTGGAATACCAAAAACTTCTAAGCACAAAGAAGCTGCCTTACTGTTCATTCAGTGGGTTACCGCAAAGGAAAATCAAGTCCCATTTGCTCTAGCAACTGGGAGGGTAGTAAGAAAAAGTACGTTTGAAGATCCAGAGCTTAAAAAGGCTGATCCTAAATTCAGCTATTATTTCTCCTTCATGGAAAAATACGGTAAGTTGTTTGCAGGTGCTCCTCCATTCCCATTCCACTCCATAATTGTTGATATGGGATATCCGTACATTGCAAGAGCTCTGAGAGGGGAAATATCACCTGATGAAGCTCTGGACGAACTAGCTAAAAAGATCGATGAAACACTTGCAGAACTAGGATATTGA
- a CDS encoding LacI family DNA-binding transcriptional regulator: MSRAKIPYFSYSLTIILDYFELLPIFFLFLMLLITYCHVIRHNAKIKSEKQKIRFGGDNLKGISLKDIAQRLNVSVSTVSRALNGKPGVSKRLREKIIKLAEELGYTPNPLAIGLKSGTTKLVGILVPELKGDFFALIVESVERALYHLGYRLLLCPTEDDPKKEEEHLKILVNQKVEGILSAPANFKENKELYEVIINEYKIPVVFFDRLVEGIETDYVISDNSEGMKLLMDYLISRGHKKIGFIHPLRGIYTSEIRLKTFLEYKDKIVFKEEWLIDGKSSEEDAREAFLNLMRSKERPTAVIIGSYHMTLGCLRAAKEMALKIPEDVSIVSFDDAPWNEIFEPPITCVSQDPREIGLIAATILLNKLKNKKHNNTKMQIVLKVKFLKRLSVSTIK; this comes from the coding sequence ATGTCAAGGGCCAAAATTCCCTATTTTTCATACTCATTAACCATTATCCTTGATTATTTTGAATTACTGCCCATTTTCTTTCTTTTTCTCATGCTTTTGATTACATATTGCCACGTAATAAGACATAATGCTAAAATAAAAAGCGAAAAACAGAAAATAAGATTTGGAGGTGATAATTTGAAAGGAATTTCTTTAAAAGATATTGCTCAACGATTGAACGTTTCTGTTTCAACGGTTTCTCGCGCTTTAAACGGAAAGCCTGGCGTCAGCAAACGTTTGCGTGAAAAAATTATAAAACTCGCCGAAGAACTAGGATACACACCCAATCCATTGGCAATCGGTTTGAAGAGCGGTACAACAAAATTGGTAGGAATTCTTGTTCCTGAGTTAAAGGGTGATTTTTTTGCTCTAATAGTTGAAAGTGTAGAAAGAGCATTGTACCATCTTGGGTATCGATTGTTGCTTTGCCCCACCGAAGACGATCCAAAAAAGGAGGAAGAACATCTCAAGATTTTGGTAAATCAAAAAGTCGAAGGAATACTCTCAGCACCTGCGAATTTTAAGGAAAACAAAGAGCTTTACGAGGTAATAATAAACGAATATAAAATCCCTGTTGTATTTTTTGACAGATTGGTTGAAGGAATAGAGACAGATTATGTTATATCTGACAATTCAGAGGGAATGAAGCTATTGATGGACTATTTGATTTCGCGGGGTCATAAAAAAATAGGATTCATTCATCCATTGCGAGGTATCTACACTTCTGAAATTCGTTTGAAAACTTTCCTTGAGTACAAAGACAAAATAGTCTTCAAAGAAGAATGGTTAATTGATGGAAAATCTTCAGAAGAAGATGCAAGGGAAGCTTTCCTCAACCTCATGCGTTCAAAAGAAAGGCCAACAGCAGTGATAATAGGTAGCTATCATATGACCCTTGGTTGTTTGAGAGCTGCAAAAGAAATGGCTTTGAAAATACCAGAAGATGTTTCAATAGTGAGCTTCGATGATGCACCATGGAATGAAATATTTGAACCCCCCATCACCTGTGTTTCACAAGATCCCAGAGAGATAGGATTAATTGCTGCTACCATTCTATTGAATAAACTAAAAAATAAAAAGCATAACAACACCAAAATGCAAATTGTTTTAAAAGTGAAATTCTTAAAAAGACTTTCTGTATCGACAATAAAGTGA
- the fsa gene encoding fructose-6-phosphate aldolase — protein sequence MKIFLDTANLEEIKKGVEWGIVDGVTTNPTLISKEGAEFKQRVKEICDLVKGPVSAEVVSLDYEGMVREARELAQISEYVVIKIPMTPDGIKAVKTLSAEGIKTNVTLVFSPAQAILAAKAGATYVSPFVGRMDDLSNDGMRMLGEIVEIYNNYGFETEIIAASIRHPMHVVEAALMGVDIVTMPFAVLEKLFKHPMTDLGIERFMEDWKKYLENLKK from the coding sequence ATGAAGATCTTTCTGGACACAGCAAACTTAGAAGAGATCAAAAAAGGTGTCGAATGGGGTATCGTGGATGGAGTAACGACGAACCCAACGCTGATTTCAAAGGAAGGAGCAGAGTTCAAACAGAGAGTAAAAGAGATCTGTGATCTGGTGAAAGGTCCCGTTTCTGCGGAAGTTGTGTCTCTCGACTACGAAGGTATGGTGAGAGAGGCGAGAGAGCTCGCTCAGATCAGCGAATACGTGGTGATCAAAATACCAATGACACCCGATGGCATCAAAGCGGTGAAGACTCTCTCCGCGGAGGGTATAAAGACAAACGTGACACTCGTGTTCAGCCCAGCCCAGGCTATTCTGGCCGCGAAAGCGGGAGCAACTTACGTGAGCCCCTTCGTTGGAAGGATGGACGATCTTTCAAACGACGGGATGAGGATGCTTGGGGAAATCGTCGAGATCTACAACAACTACGGTTTCGAAACCGAGATCATCGCCGCAAGCATCAGACATCCGATGCATGTGGTGGAGGCGGCACTCATGGGTGTGGATATCGTGACGATGCCATTTGCCGTGCTGGAGAAACTCTTCAAACACCCGATGACGGATCTTGGAATAGAAAGGTTCATGGAAGACTGGAAAAAGTATTTGGAGAACCTGAAGAAATAA
- the proB gene encoding glutamate 5-kinase, with translation MKVVVKVGSNLLVGSSGLRKSYIAELCREVARLKGQGHEISIITSGARAAGFTYLGKGKRTQDLHIKQALCAVGQVQLMKVYENAFDFYGIKIAQILLTRDTFSNRKRYLNLRNTLIGLSEFDVVPIVNENDTVATEEITLGDNDTLAAMFSIAWDADFLVLFTTVDGVIDENGNLVERFDESVKLKDMGKSSWGTGGIRSKIEAALMASKCGVKATICSGNDVSNLTRFVKGEPVGTVFEPQGRLKAKKAWIAFLSEPAGKIYINKGAEEALKSGNSLLPVGVTGVEGAFDVGDVVEIVNEEGELVGRGIVNYSSSDLEKIAGHKSSDLKKILGYEGNKVVVHIDNMWVA, from the coding sequence ATGAAAGTCGTTGTAAAGGTTGGAAGCAACCTGCTTGTGGGAAGTTCTGGCTTGAGAAAGTCTTACATCGCAGAACTCTGTCGCGAGGTTGCACGTTTGAAAGGTCAGGGGCACGAAATTTCCATCATCACATCTGGGGCCCGCGCAGCGGGCTTTACTTATCTTGGAAAGGGAAAGAGAACACAGGACCTTCACATAAAACAGGCCCTCTGCGCTGTGGGACAGGTCCAGCTCATGAAGGTGTACGAAAACGCCTTCGATTTCTATGGCATCAAAATCGCCCAGATCCTGCTCACAAGGGACACTTTTTCCAACAGAAAAAGGTACCTGAACCTCAGAAACACACTGATCGGACTCTCGGAGTTCGACGTTGTTCCCATCGTGAACGAAAACGACACAGTTGCAACAGAAGAAATCACACTCGGTGACAACGACACACTCGCTGCCATGTTCTCGATAGCCTGGGATGCGGACTTCCTTGTGCTTTTCACAACGGTGGATGGAGTCATCGATGAGAACGGAAACCTTGTCGAAAGATTTGACGAGTCGGTGAAACTGAAAGATATGGGAAAGAGCAGTTGGGGAACTGGTGGTATCAGATCCAAGATAGAAGCCGCGTTGATGGCATCAAAATGCGGTGTGAAAGCGACCATATGCAGCGGAAACGACGTTTCAAATCTCACAAGGTTTGTGAAGGGAGAACCTGTCGGTACTGTTTTTGAACCACAAGGACGCTTGAAAGCAAAAAAAGCCTGGATTGCCTTTCTCTCAGAACCTGCGGGGAAGATATACATAAACAAAGGAGCTGAAGAAGCACTCAAAAGCGGTAATAGCCTTCTGCCTGTTGGTGTCACAGGTGTGGAAGGAGCGTTCGATGTGGGAGATGTGGTGGAGATAGTGAACGAAGAAGGAGAACTCGTTGGTCGAGGAATCGTGAATTACTCGTCTTCGGATCTGGAGAAAATAGCGGGTCACAAATCTTCCGATTTGAAAAAGATCCTCGGATACGAAGGAAACAAGGTGGTCGTTCACATAGACAACATGTGGGTAGCTTAA